Proteins encoded within one genomic window of Thiothrix litoralis:
- a CDS encoding TlpA disulfide reductase family protein, with protein MKLDTKGIAILAFIIGLLTFFVFMPSKGVMHVPEAMNVQTLDGEKLNLGSLQGKPYMLTFWSTSCPGCVKEIPVLEALDQKMQSSGFRIIGVAMPYDVPAEIKAMRTQKGMTYTVAHDQSGELTKQFDVRVTPTSFLIGADGNIAARKMGEWDAAELEQKVRDLIKG; from the coding sequence ATGAAACTGGATACGAAAGGAATAGCCATACTGGCATTCATCATTGGCTTGCTGACATTTTTTGTGTTCATGCCCAGCAAGGGCGTGATGCACGTCCCCGAGGCGATGAACGTGCAAACCCTTGACGGCGAAAAACTCAACCTTGGCAGCTTGCAAGGCAAGCCGTATATGCTGACCTTCTGGTCAACGTCCTGCCCCGGCTGCGTGAAAGAAATTCCGGTACTGGAAGCGCTCGACCAAAAGATGCAAAGCAGTGGTTTCCGCATCATTGGCGTCGCCATGCCTTACGATGTCCCCGCTGAAATCAAGGCGATGCGCACGCAAAAAGGCATGACTTATACTGTCGCACACGACCAAAGCGGCGAACTGACCAAACAGTTTGACGTGCGGGTCACACCCACCTCGTTCCTGATCGGCGCTGATGGCAATATTGCTGCCAGAAAAATGGGCGAATGGGATGCGGCGGAACTGGAACAAAAAGTCCGCGACTTAATAAAAGGATAA
- a CDS encoding CopD family protein gives MYEWIKAIHVIFMVTWFAGLFYLPRLYVYHAMPENSGSFTLFKIMERRLFAIMTIGAGITLVFGLIMLVMNWQYLLVASHWFHLKLLLIVLLLGYHHACYKLMVKFRSDANTHDHKWYRWFNEAPSVLLIVIVILAIVKPF, from the coding sequence ATGTACGAATGGATCAAAGCCATCCACGTTATCTTTATGGTGACGTGGTTTGCAGGCTTGTTTTACCTGCCGCGCTTGTATGTGTACCACGCCATGCCCGAAAACAGCGGCAGTTTTACCCTGTTCAAAATCATGGAACGGCGGCTGTTTGCGATCATGACCATCGGCGCAGGCATTACGCTGGTGTTTGGTTTGATCATGCTGGTGATGAACTGGCAGTATCTATTGGTAGCCAGTCACTGGTTCCACCTCAAACTGCTGCTGATTGTGCTGTTGCTGGGTTATCACCATGCTTGCTACAAGCTGATGGTCAAATTCAGGAGTGATGCCAACACGCACGACCACAAGTGGTATCGCTGGTTTAACGAAGCCCCCAGCGTGCTGCTGATCGTGATCGTGATTCTGGCGATTGTGAAGCCATTTTAA
- a CDS encoding RNA pyrophosphohydrolase, whose product MIDQEGFRANVGIILCNCDGKVFWGKRLGQDSWQFPQGGIDRGETPTDAMFRELYEEVGLRHDQVQIVGETRGWLRYRIPHYMIRRRAKPLCIGQKQRWFLLRLLCNDYDVNLEATGKPEFDHWEWVDYWKPANQVVFFKRRVYHRALNELAPLLE is encoded by the coding sequence GTGATTGATCAGGAAGGATTCAGAGCCAACGTTGGCATCATCCTCTGCAATTGCGACGGGAAAGTGTTTTGGGGGAAACGGTTGGGACAGGACTCCTGGCAGTTTCCACAGGGAGGAATAGATCGGGGAGAAACACCGACAGATGCCATGTTCCGCGAATTGTACGAAGAAGTTGGTTTGCGGCACGACCAAGTGCAAATAGTCGGGGAAACTCGTGGATGGTTGCGCTACCGCATCCCCCATTACATGATTCGCCGTCGTGCGAAGCCGTTGTGCATCGGTCAAAAGCAGCGTTGGTTTTTGCTGCGTTTGTTGTGCAACGACTATGATGTCAATTTGGAGGCCACCGGGAAACCGGAATTCGACCATTGGGAATGGGTGGACTATTGGAAGCCCGCCAACCAAGTGGTCTTTTTTAAACGTCGGGTCTACCATCGGGCGCTGAACGAATTAGCGCCGTTGTTGGAGTAA
- a CDS encoding histidinol-phosphatase — MTLALFDLDNTLLSSDSDYEWGQFLVSKGLVERDQYATANQYFYDQYKQGVLDIHEFSAFSFKPLSERSMAELTELHREFMASVIQPLISDTARQLVEKHRSQGHTLMVITATNSFITRPIVEAFGIPHLLATEPKIVDGRYTREIDGVPCFQAGKVTRLQHWLETSAETLSGSYFYSDSRNDLPLLEMVENPVAVDPDDTLKATALANGWPVISLR, encoded by the coding sequence ATGACTTTGGCACTTTTTGATCTGGATAACACCCTGCTCAGCAGCGACAGCGACTACGAATGGGGGCAATTTCTGGTCAGCAAGGGATTGGTGGAACGCGATCAGTACGCCACCGCCAACCAGTATTTTTACGACCAATACAAACAAGGCGTGCTGGATATTCACGAATTTTCGGCGTTTTCCTTTAAGCCCCTCAGCGAGCGCAGCATGGCGGAACTGACCGAACTGCACCGCGAATTCATGGCCAGTGTCATCCAGCCGTTGATCAGCGACACAGCCCGGCAACTGGTGGAAAAACACCGCAGCCAAGGCCACACGCTGATGGTGATTACCGCCACCAACAGTTTCATCACCCGCCCGATTGTCGAAGCGTTTGGCATTCCGCATTTGCTGGCAACTGAACCGAAAATCGTCGACGGGCGCTATACCCGTGAAATTGATGGCGTGCCGTGCTTTCAAGCGGGCAAAGTCACCCGCCTGCAACACTGGCTAGAAACCAGCGCGGAAACCCTCAGCGGCAGCTATTTCTACAGCGACTCGCGCAATGACTTGCCACTGCTGGAAATGGTGGAAAACCCGGTGGCAGTTGACCCCGATGACACACTCAAAGCAACGGCCTTAGCCAACGGCTGGCCGGTTATTTCTTTGCGCTAA
- the recC gene encoding exodeoxyribonuclease V subunit gamma, whose amino-acid sequence MLYLHHSNQLEQLASQFAELQRKQPLAPLATEQVVVQNSGMGRWLSLQTASFNGIAANIRYLFPAEMTWELLRMVLESVPEKDPCAPAVMRWRLFDIFLQEPEAWPELARYLEGGATAAWQLAAQLAKVFDQYLFFRPDWIREWEQGKGGRDDWQARLWWRVAGEQQLPHWVRLQERFSHALAAVDKTKLPQRICFFSVPVLSPGYVQLLGKVAEYLDIHIYLMNPCEEYWGDIESEKRKRKQQADVQDYYHVGNPLLASWGRQGRDFLDLLIEANADIDDLSLFHEPDETTLLGRVQADMLYLRMPEEGEETTADSSIAFHACHSPMREAEVLYDQLLALFTANPDVTPADVVVMTPDIDTYAPYLDAVFSSAPYPLPFSIADRSPGYVQSITNLCERLLEIPQGRCDVESVLALLEFEEVRTRIGVDEAQVMQCRAWMRAVNIRWGADAGMRPELGGAATSEHTWRYGLDRLLLGYAMPGEELFGGILPWNEIEGSQAEILGRLQQVLDAVFELARWGQQQHSVTEWNRRFRYVLETVAGEDAPLQSVWQALENLEKTLGQANFEQPIVWAVFQSALAELLDKRSESDGFLGRGITCCALMPMRTVPFRFVALIGMNDGIYPRRDARASFDRMGQGVKRGDRLKRDEDRYLFLESILSARDWLYLSYIGQSPHDNSELPPSVLVSELMDYLERCVPGSRKTLLSKHPLQAFSRKYLRGDNDLFTYNPYCLPDANTSPTLPGFAPPLIRGGWEGFLPPPDPASRYVSLANLIRFYQHPARVFLKERFGLRLAEYADELPIREPFGLEKYSERDVRACIFRQLQHALPAATAEPLLRAQGLLPHGKPGELVFRKEAGVTEVFFQSIQPLPVLEREPFSLTLGEFHLSDTLANLDRTAGRKVYEFGKLSYWNWLDIWLHHLALNTLPESVCPHRTLIYTPEDRFQLEPVADVREQLHQLLDWYWQGLQEPLAFFPKSGFNLMEQKQPDVAKVMSTWDGSGNFAGECEKPEYRLLYRGINPLETQEDAFVEIAQGVFGQMFSAKK is encoded by the coding sequence ATGCTCTACCTGCACCATTCCAATCAGCTTGAACAGCTTGCCAGCCAGTTTGCCGAGTTGCAGCGCAAACAGCCTTTAGCGCCGTTGGCAACCGAACAGGTGGTGGTGCAAAACAGCGGCATGGGGCGCTGGTTGTCGTTGCAAACTGCCAGCTTCAATGGCATTGCTGCCAACATCCGTTACCTGTTTCCGGCGGAAATGACCTGGGAATTGCTGCGCATGGTGTTGGAGTCTGTGCCGGAAAAAGACCCGTGCGCTCCGGCAGTGATGCGCTGGCGTTTGTTTGATATTTTCCTGCAAGAGCCAGAGGCATGGCCGGAGTTGGCACGTTACCTTGAGGGTGGTGCAACGGCGGCGTGGCAACTCGCCGCGCAACTCGCCAAAGTGTTTGACCAATACCTGTTTTTCCGCCCGGACTGGATTCGGGAATGGGAGCAGGGCAAAGGCGGCCGTGATGATTGGCAAGCACGTTTGTGGTGGCGGGTAGCAGGTGAGCAGCAATTGCCGCACTGGGTGCGTTTACAGGAGCGTTTTTCCCATGCACTGGCAGCAGTCGATAAAACCAAATTGCCGCAACGTATCTGCTTTTTTTCCGTGCCGGTGTTGTCACCCGGTTATGTGCAATTGTTGGGGAAGGTCGCCGAATACCTCGACATCCACATCTACCTGATGAACCCTTGCGAAGAATACTGGGGCGATATCGAGTCCGAAAAACGCAAGCGTAAGCAGCAGGCGGATGTGCAGGATTATTACCATGTGGGCAATCCCTTGCTGGCATCGTGGGGGCGGCAAGGGCGTGATTTCCTTGATTTGCTGATCGAAGCCAACGCCGATATTGACGATTTATCGCTGTTCCATGAGCCGGATGAAACTACCTTGCTGGGGCGGGTACAAGCCGATATGTTGTACCTGCGGATGCCGGAAGAGGGGGAGGAGACAACAGCAGATTCTTCCATCGCCTTCCACGCCTGCCATTCGCCGATGCGTGAAGCCGAAGTGCTTTACGATCAGTTGCTGGCCTTGTTTACGGCTAACCCCGATGTGACCCCAGCAGACGTGGTGGTGATGACGCCCGACATCGACACTTACGCGCCGTATCTGGATGCAGTGTTTTCGAGTGCGCCTTACCCCTTGCCGTTCAGCATTGCTGACCGTAGCCCCGGTTACGTCCAGAGCATTACCAATCTGTGCGAACGTTTGCTGGAGATCCCGCAAGGCCGCTGTGATGTGGAAAGCGTGTTGGCCTTGCTGGAGTTCGAGGAAGTGCGTACCCGTATCGGGGTGGATGAGGCGCAAGTGATGCAGTGCCGCGCGTGGATGCGGGCGGTGAATATTCGCTGGGGTGCTGATGCCGGAATGCGCCCGGAATTGGGGGGCGCGGCGACATCCGAACACACTTGGCGTTACGGCCTTGACCGTTTGCTGCTGGGCTATGCGATGCCTGGTGAGGAACTGTTCGGCGGTATCCTGCCGTGGAATGAGATCGAAGGCAGTCAGGCCGAAATACTGGGGCGCTTGCAACAGGTGCTGGATGCGGTGTTCGAGCTGGCACGCTGGGGGCAGCAGCAACACTCGGTCACAGAATGGAACCGACGTTTCCGCTATGTGCTGGAAACCGTGGCAGGCGAAGACGCGCCGCTGCAATCGGTATGGCAGGCGCTGGAAAATCTGGAAAAAACCCTGGGGCAAGCCAATTTCGAGCAGCCGATTGTGTGGGCGGTGTTCCAGAGTGCGCTGGCGGAATTGCTCGACAAGCGCAGCGAATCCGACGGTTTTCTGGGGCGCGGGATTACCTGTTGCGCCCTGATGCCGATGCGTACCGTGCCGTTCCGTTTCGTTGCGCTGATCGGCATGAATGACGGTATTTACCCGCGTCGTGATGCCCGCGCCAGCTTCGACCGCATGGGGCAGGGGGTCAAGCGCGGCGACCGCCTCAAGCGTGACGAAGACCGTTACCTGTTTTTGGAAAGCATCCTGTCTGCGCGTGACTGGTTGTACCTCAGCTACATTGGGCAAAGCCCGCACGACAACAGCGAATTACCGCCGTCGGTGCTGGTCAGCGAACTGATGGATTATCTGGAGCGCTGCGTGCCGGGTAGCCGTAAAACCTTGTTGAGCAAACACCCGCTGCAAGCCTTCAGCCGCAAATACCTGCGCGGTGATAATGATTTGTTCACCTACAACCCGTATTGCCTGCCTGACGCAAACACTTCCCCAACGCTCCCCGGCTTTGCTCCTCCCCTGATAAGGGGAGGCTGGGAGGGGTTTCTGCCTCCCCCCGATCCTGCCTCCCGCTACGTCAGCCTTGCCAATTTGATCCGTTTTTACCAGCATCCGGCGCGGGTATTCCTGAAAGAGCGCTTCGGTTTGCGTCTGGCGGAATACGCCGATGAGTTGCCAATCCGTGAACCGTTTGGGCTGGAAAAGTACAGTGAGCGTGATGTGCGGGCGTGCATTTTCCGGCAACTGCAACACGCGCTGCCAGCGGCGACCGCCGAACCCTTGTTGCGGGCGCAAGGCTTGTTGCCGCACGGCAAACCCGGCGAACTGGTTTTCAGGAAGGAAGCGGGGGTGACGGAGGTGTTTTTCCAGAGCATTCAACCGCTGCCTGTCTTGGAGCGCGAACCCTTTAGCCTGACCTTGGGCGAGTTTCACCTCAGTGACACGCTGGCAAATCTGGATAGAACCGCCGGGCGCAAGGTGTACGAGTTCGGCAAACTGAGCTACTGGAACTGGCTGGACATCTGGCTGCACCATCTGGCGCTGAATACCTTGCCGGAAAGTGTTTGCCCACACCGCACTCTGATCTATACGCCGGAAGACCGTTTCCAGCTTGAGCCAGTAGCAGATGTACGCGAGCAATTGCACCAACTGCTGGACTGGTATTGGCAAGGCTTGCAGGAACCGTTGGCGTTTTTCCCCAAATCAGGCTTTAACCTGATGGAGCAGAAACAGCCGGATGTCGCCAAGGTGATGAGTACCTGGGATGGCAGCGGTAACTTCGCGGGCGAATGTGAAAAGCCCGAATACCGCCTGCTTTACCGTGGCATCAACCCGCTGGAAACACAAGAAGACGCTTTTGTGGAAATTGCACAAGGTGTATTCGGGCAGATGTTTAGCGCAAAGAAATAA
- a CDS encoding glycosyltransferase, with amino-acid sequence MKVSACTFIRNGQILGYPFVESIRSVLPIVDEFVIAVGQSDDDTLSILKSLNEPKLRLIETVWNENMRAKGYVYGQQKMLAQFACTGEWIFYLEADEVLHENDLPIIQASMQQYLHDDRVEALIFDYLHFYGNANTYLWSPGWYRRAPRIIKASVRSYAPDGLFWLVLDSNKHGRYPKAAHSGATMYHYGWVRSEEQMNLKASRVEKYWNKQNAAIDYRDMDGRILREFTGTHPVVMQTYLPKESGLFQVNPAYQPSRKQQKHGWMLKLERWFGLELSKKHYTLVK; translated from the coding sequence ATGAAAGTTAGTGCTTGTACCTTTATCCGCAATGGGCAGATTTTGGGCTACCCGTTTGTGGAATCAATTCGTTCCGTGTTGCCCATCGTCGATGAATTCGTGATTGCGGTGGGGCAAAGTGACGATGATACCCTCAGCATCCTCAAAAGCTTGAATGAACCCAAGTTGCGCCTGATTGAAACCGTGTGGAACGAAAATATGCGGGCGAAAGGCTATGTGTACGGTCAGCAAAAAATGCTGGCGCAGTTCGCGTGCACTGGCGAATGGATTTTCTATTTGGAAGCCGATGAAGTGCTGCATGAAAACGACTTGCCGATCATTCAGGCGAGTATGCAGCAATACCTGCACGATGACCGTGTGGAGGCGCTGATTTTCGATTACTTGCATTTCTACGGCAATGCCAACACCTACTTGTGGTCGCCGGGCTGGTATCGTCGCGCTCCGCGCATTATCAAAGCATCGGTCAGAAGCTATGCGCCCGATGGCCTGTTCTGGCTGGTGTTGGATTCCAACAAGCACGGGCGTTACCCCAAAGCCGCGCACAGCGGGGCGACGATGTACCATTACGGCTGGGTCAGGAGCGAGGAGCAGATGAACCTCAAAGCCAGCCGCGTGGAAAAGTACTGGAACAAACAAAACGCCGCGATTGATTACCGCGATATGGATGGGCGCATCCTGCGCGAATTTACCGGAACTCATCCGGTGGTGATGCAGACTTACTTGCCCAAGGAATCCGGCCTGTTTCAGGTGAACCCCGCGTACCAGCCGAGCCGCAAGCAGCAAAAACACGGGTGGATGCTCAAACTGGAACGCTGGTTCGGGCTGGAACTCAGCAAAAAACATTACACGCTGGTGAAATAA